TACATTTGGACTTGGAAGTGCTACAGATCAGCACATGGGTATGTGCGGCCTTCATTTATAAAGTGCACTCTACAGAATGAGACAGCTGGAAAAAGAACTACAAAGTAAGCAAACAAatcacttcatttttttccttccccattAAGGGCTGCAAAGTGTGAAAGCACATTTTCTTACCACCCAAACGACCTAAATGACTAATTAACAAGCTCAGTTTGTTCAGGTACACCTCAGGCAGGAGTACACTGCAACATCACGTTGAAATACACTCATTAGGAGAGGATCTGTTGGCCTCAGCTGGGTCTCACTGCTGGTTTGTTCAGCTGGCCTCCCTTGCCAGCAGTGCAGAGCTCAGGCTGTTCAGAGCTCAACTCCACAGCAGAGGTCTGGCCTGCTGATTAAATGGTTAAAATCCAAAGGGCACTCAAGAAACAGATTCTTTTGTAAACTTTAGGAAAGCAAGGTAAATTACACATAAGAGCCTGGTGGGCTTTCAGCAGGTAAATTCTGTTGATAGACagacttaaatatttttgaagagcTTTAAAAATACCATTTCTTCTTTGTTGACAACTCCTGAACAAGCCAAAGTCTTGTGGTTCTCCCTTTTTTCTTGGTAGCACGTGCACTTATAGGGAATCAAGAGTCTGTATTGAATCAAATCATGGTGAAAACTGATCTCCCAATGGAAGTCCCTCTGCACAACAGACACATAGAGTCCATTAATGCAGTATGTCACTTCCCTGCTGGGAATACACACCCCCATACAGTCCCATTCCAGAGCATGGAATAAAACCTTTACCTTGGCTTTTGATGCAATACCCACGTACAGAACTTAGCGTGACATCCCAGTTCAGCAGATCTTTGGATTAATTTTGAACCTCCTGAAGtcctattcttttttttccatccatttgTGACACACCCAACATTGCTACACCTGAGCACTGgtatgaaaaaaacaaaaaaaaacccaaacccacttTTTTTGTAAATACCACCCACAAACAAAATTTCTAAGCATAAACccctttaaaataataaaacaattaCACAGATCTATAcgggaaggaaagaaaacttaAGACAAATTCTGCAAAAGATGAAAgatatggaagaaaaataaaggtcAACGAAGAAAGCAAGAACAGCAAACAGGTTGGAGATACTTGGACTCAAGAGATTGTGTTGGGATTTACAGGCCAGCAAAGATTGAGAAATGGAGTTCCAAGGATTGGAAATAGAATGAGGACTGGTGCAGCAGGAAACCTTTAGGCCACTGCAAAATTAGCCCAAACTTACTGAGTCCAAAAGGGCCAAGTGACACATTTTGATCCTGAAAACAATGTAGCTGTGACTTTCATTAACACAACCACTGCTGTGGGATGAAAGCTGCCTGCCTGAAGAAAGGATGCCTCTGCCAGCTTTCAGTGAGGAAGCACACTGGCTTCCCCAAAGCCCTTTTCCTGCAAAGAGGATGCATTTTGGGATGAACCTTCCAGTATGGTCTCACCTTCAGTTCTCTCTGCCCTCATTACGGACATCTGTGCACCCCACTGGGACATGCAGACAGCAGGGTTTACCAGATCAGGGAAAAAATGAGTTTGCTAAAATTGCCATTCACATAAAGTTCTCTGCCTGTAGAAATGAGGGTCTCTTGGGCTTCACTTCTCTTAAACCCCCATATTAACACAGAAAATTGCTCTGCAGAGTCACCTTAACTTTGCATTTAGGAGATATTTTTCCAACAAATCTGAGGACCTTGAGAACAGGTGAGCAGGAAAGAACAGTTTATTGAATCAGGACAGGAAGCAGCTAATTAAAACTGTCATCTGTAACAGTCATTATCCTTATCCACATACAAAGATACTACAGTGAATAATCAGAGTGTGACATTCACCCCAGTTAGCTTTGGAAAGGTGATTCCCAGGGTACTCACTGCACCAGCTCCTGGCCTTCACACACCAGAGTTTAACAGAGGACTGAGGAGATGGGGCCTGTGAGGGAGCAGGACAGAGGCGTGAGCACAGTGCTGAGCAGTGTCTTCTGCCACAGTTTCTGCGTCCAGTGACCGATCTCGTTGCCTGGGCATTGCTTACTCAGGTGCTGCTCCAGTGGCACCAAACATTCCCAAATCAGCCACAGATGCTCCAGGACTCTTTCCACTTGGAGGGGAGCATGGGATGGGAAGCAGCTGGTTTTACCTGCATGATTTACATGACGTGTGGCCCAGGAAGTAACTAACCCTGATGTAAATGAAAGGGGTAAACTGCTCTTGGAGGATGAAAAGACACCCCATGAAATCCCAGCTCCAAGCAGCTATTCAGAACAGCCTGCAAGAATCCAGCTGTCAGAGCAGGTTGGGCAACACTCCCTCTCCAGATCTGTCAGTTTATTGTGGATGATGAGAAAACGCTTTCCTGTCTTTCTCAGAAGAGGGATGctgccagggacagcacagGATTTGGAAGCACTGGCTTGCAGTACTGATTTtgagagggacaggaggacttTTCTTCTCTCTAGTAAAGAAGATATTGACCAAGACCTTTTCACGATTTATTCCCCTTTTTTATCAAGTAAGTTTCCTGAGATACTGCTTTTGAAAGCACTTCAGGCTAGCTCTGATATGCACAAACCTGGGCTACAGCATTTATGTGCCACTAGGTGATGACCACAAAACCCAGCGAGCATTCGGGGTTATTCTGGAAGACAAAAGCTTCATACTTGGGTCACAGACTCATTTTCAACTTTCCAGGATGGATTTCTGGCACACCAGCTACTCTGCACTGCCTCTCCATGTTCTTACTGCCAGTTACACTGGGAGTGGGATCAAAGCTGGTACTTGGACACCTAAGATTGGAGTTGTTTCTGCTCCTGTGACTTGGCATTAAAAAGGAATTCTCTTAAAGATGCTGTGTTTTCTGAAGTGGAAAAACTAATTAAAGTCAGAAATGAACTCATAAGAAATACAGGATATAATGGCATGTTGCCTAATTTAACTCTGATAGATCCATCCACAGTGCAGATGAAGCCTGGTAAGAACATTTAATGATCTGTTTAAATCTATTTAAGAATTAAAACCCACTTCCAACATTAAACCATATATTACTGTTGAGAGCATAGCCGAGCCAAATCTTTAAATAAACACTGCTACACGCTCATAAGAAATGCTTATAAGATCTATGACTTTTTGGATTAGCATCTAGTGTAAACTCTTAGGAACAACTGCCAATACTTACGGAAACCATGGTGGATCTGCTGCAAGTTGGAGAGAAGCCACATGAAAGGAGTTACAGGGTTACAGACCTGTTAGAGCTCTACAGTTAAGGTGCCATCACATATTCAAGGTGCTCAAACCCCGAGGCTGCCCAGTCCTAGGGAGATGGCTCTTGTAGCTACGTAGCACAAGGCAATAAATTGaacaaaagctgcagaaaaatggTGTTGAAATGATACAGGTTTAAATAATTCCTTGCGCAGGTTTAGAAACAGTGCTCTGGACAGGTACTTTAACGTATAAAATAagtttatttaaattatatacaGCAGTACATTTTGATATACATCTTCCAATTTTGCAGTCTGTCTGTGCTCTGACAACTTTGCAACATCAACACAAATACAGCCTTCCATAGCCCACATCCCCCCTAGATCTGCATTCCCTTGGGACATTCATTGATTAACACtttaaatgaatatttatatATGCAAAACATGCTCTTCCTCCCAAGCACTAGCAGAGATGCAAGAGGAAATACAGCAAGGGAGTCCAAGAGCCTAATTTATGCCAGCAATTCAAAGCAATCCAGCTTTTCCAAAAGGCACAGGGGGGCTAGTACACAAAACAACAGTTGTCTTTGGTCTGATATCCAACAAGAGTTAAGACATGCAAAGTTATCTTCTTTCCAGAAGGAAAGAGATAAGATTTGTTTCAGAGGTAAAAAACATTCCTTTAGAATCAgagtttgcaaaaaaaaaaaaaaaaaagcagtaagcaaatgcaattttaaacaaaaatcttcttggaaaaatagatattttatatattcataTCTAGACAGTACTTGACAGCAAACCTAAGCACACATTACAGTGTGTATTGACACTTTCTcgggaaaaaaataaaaatcccatgTGAGACATGGTGTAAAAGGCCTATTGTGGTAATAAGTGCCTAGATGAAGTAAACATGTATATATTTATTCCTTTCAGCAAACTAAGACCTGTATGTTGCACTTTCTCCAAACTGTGTATTGCTCTTCCAAAGTGCTCAGACTAAGCAGATTCACAGTGATCTAACTATATTTTGGAATATGACCATATAAGAAATACACACAAAGTGGAATGCAAAGatcttttttcttcatataaaaaaaaaaaaaaagaagagattgGTTCATAGGCTTTAAGCATTCTGAAAGAAGTTTCACCATCAGTGTGGCTGATCTGCTGAGTTCCTTCATGAAGAGTTAATGTACTTGCTGTAGATCTAAGTACAAGTAAGCATAATGTGCATAAGTTCACAAAGGCCCAATGTACATTCAAGATATTGATCAACTAGgctagaattaaaaaaaaatcctatagAAATTCCCCAAGAGCAGCTATCCACACTAAAGGGACTTTAATTGCATAACAGTTTGAATAGTCAAGTTGTGAAGCTTCCTCATTAGGTGATAAGCTTTCAACCCGAGacacagcaaaaccaaacccactCACAATTTCTGTGGCTGGGTACAACAGTGAATAACTTAATACTTGCATCATTACCACATCCGTGCTTTATGCTGAGTTACCTACAAAGACAAAGCTCTAAGAGTATTCCAAGGTCTGGTGCCTTGTGCAAAGTGCATGTTTGTGTCCTGGAACTGGTCACAGGGCATGGAACTCGTGTAGGTTTGAGGTTCTGAACTCAGGAGATTGTGCAGTCATCTCTGGATCGACCCTTACTCCTTTTACCAACCTGCAAATCCTCCCTGCTTTCAGCCCTCTTAATGAAAGCACTTTCCAAATCCTGTTCCAAAACATCTTGATCCTGTAATTTTCCCACTTTACTAGAATCTGATACTTTGATTTCATCTTCCTCCACATCAGCCTCCTCCTCAGTTTTCCCCGACACTTCCCCTTGCAAGCACCTTGTTTCTTCAGGCTCATCTTTTTTATGCTGCAGGATTTCACCTTTGGTCAAGGCATCTTTGGTTTCCATTTTGTCTGTTCCATCTCCAGCTTTGTCCATGTGGGCAGTTTTTCCAACAGCACCATTTGATCCATCACCCTCTTCTCCCTGTGCATCAGCTTTCTCTCCATCCCAATTTTCATTAGATTCTAGTATTTGATTTGACTCTTCATCAAAATCAAATGCATCACCATCATCTTCCAGGCTTTCCTCTGCTTGGTCCTCCAATTTAACTTGTTCACTAACGTTTTCATCCTGCACaggtttctgtgccagggaatTATTTACACCTACCTCCAATTCCACTTGTTCACTAACGTTTTCATCCTGCACAggcttctgtgccagggaaTTATTTACACCTACCTCCAATTTAACTTGTTCACTAAAGTTTTCATCCTGCACaggtttctgtgccagggaatTATTTACACCTACCTCCAATTCCCCTTGTTCACTAACGTTTTCATCCTGCACAggcttctgtgccagggaaTTATTTACACCTACCTCCAATTCCCCTTGTTCACTAAAGTTTTCATCCTGCACaggtttctgtgccagggaatTATTTACACCTACCTCCAATTTAACTTGTTCACTAACGTTTTCATCCTGCACaggtttctgtgccagggaatTATTTACACCTACCTCCAATTTAACTTGTTCACTAATGTTTTCATCCTGCACAGGTTTCTGTGCCAGGGCATTATTTGCACCTTCCTCAGAAGCAAATTCCCCACCAGGGTGGTCTGCAAGCTCTACCTCTTGctcattttctttcagtgtttctttactggctttgttttcagtagttaaaataacACCTACACCTGACTCCTCTTCAGATTCACCTTCTACTTGTTTAACCACCTTCTGCACTTCACCCTCTAAAGGaacatttttctctccctctgtaccatctgctttttcttcactaCACGGACTTGTTTGAACCTCCGCCTTTGGATTCAAATCTTCCACCCATTCCGTCCTACTTTCCTGTCCTTCCCCAGCCTCATCCCCTGCTTCCAATTCTGACTCCTTAATTTCATCTAAAAGACTTGGGTCTAAATGGGTTTCCTGAGTGATCACCCCTCTCACAacctctgctcctggctgtgcctgctgcagctCACTTCCCTTTCCCTCGGGAATGCAGCCTCCTGCCTCCACAGATGCCACACCTTGCTCGCCTGCTTCAGCAGAACCTGAATACTTCTCCAGCTCTTCCATCAACTCTTCCTTCTGTCCATCCTTCTCAGCTGTAGCAGTTTCATCTTCAGTTTTACTTGGTTCCTCTGGGGATGCTGAAGCAGTGTCCTCTGAAGAAGCTGGTTGGATGAATGCCCGATGTTCTCCACCTTCCTCTTCAAGTGGCTCTGCTGGGACATCCCTTTCATatggctctgtcccctccaaACCCACAGACTCAGTTTCTCTCGGCTGACCCTGAACTGTGTTCCCAACCTCATCTTCTTCTTCAGCTCTGTCACCTGCTGTTTCATCACGTGTTCCATCAGTGCAGTCAACAAACTTTTCCTCCAAGACATTTGCAACCTTGTTTTCAGCACTTTCTTCTGAGTGCTGGGGTTCCTCTGGAGTGGAACTCTCCACATTTCCCTCTTCCCTAAGCAAGCCTGCCACTGCTCCCTCAGGTAGCCCTGCCTGGTTAGAAACCAACTCACTGCTCTCACTTGTACTGTCAGATCCTTCATCCATTTCATTATTACTCAGGGCATGGCTGGTTTCAAGATCCTCCTGTTCTTCCTGGTTGGGTGCAGCTTCTCCCAGTTCCTGCTCTGTACCTGAGTCACAAAACATTTCCTGAGGAGTCTCAAAAACTGGGTGGCCTTGCAAAGAGCCCAGCTCCAGGTTCTCATTTGTCCTTGCACTCAAGTCATGGTGTTCAGCCTCTGTACTCTCAGGCTGCTGGACTGCTGTGTCCCTGGACTCTGTGACCTTTCTCAAGCCatctgtgtcactgtcactgtttGAAGAAGTGCTCCCTGACACAGGTTCTGTGAGGCTTTGGGCTTGCTCTGCAAACCTACTCACTGGTAACATCACTGTTGGCAGGGTGTCCGGTTCTTCAACCATTTGCTCTGCCTTTGCATTTTCAGCAGCATGCAATGTCTGtacttcctcctcctcagacTCCTCTCTGTGTTCCTCATGCTCAGTATTCTTCaagatttctcttttccccaCATCCTccaaaatctcatttttcatCTCCACTTCATTGGCTTTGCCTAAAAGACCATTGAGAAAGTTGAGGGGGCCACACCACAGCACTTTACCTCCCCACTTAAAACCCGAAAGGCAGAATGAGAAGAACGGGTTAATAAAAGATCAGCTTTTGCCAATTTTGTGAAGGCAAAGCAGTGATTGAATTAGTAAGGATCCAGGGGGTTTGATCAGTGAAACTCACCACCACCCTCTCAAAGCAAGAAGTCTCTGGTGCTGCCTTGTGTTTTTGTAAAGGAGGAGATTTTTGCTCTTGGCTGTGGGAATGACAGCTCTCGTAGAGGAGATCAACTGGTTGAAGCAGTGCAACTtaacagcaacacctgcagaTGTACCTCTAAGGACTGCTTTTCCTCAGCAATTTTCTCTACAACTTTAACCCTGACACCCCTCTATCTGTGCAGGAGTCTGATGCCACTCCAATGGAATCATGAAGGATTATTCagtaatattttgcttttaaaatctcAAGATAGGCACCATCAGTGCACATGACAGACACTGAATGTAAAATCTGATTGGCAAGCAAATGGTTTGGCTCTTCAGACCTCCCAACACAGACTCAGGTAATCTGTGCCCCGTATTTCAGCCACCCAAAGGGCTGGGGACTTCTGTGTTTTATTGAAGGTTATTTCTGTTG
This is a stretch of genomic DNA from Anomalospiza imberbis isolate Cuckoo-Finch-1a 21T00152 chromosome 7, ASM3175350v1, whole genome shotgun sequence. It encodes these proteins:
- the LRRFIP1 gene encoding leucine-rich repeat flightless-interacting protein 1 isoform X13; translation: MGTPGAGRKRLPNRERLTAEDDALNQIAREAEARLAVKRAARAEARKIRMQELERQQKEIYQVQKKYYGLDTKWGDIEQWMEDSERYSRRARRNASASDEDERMSVGSRGSLRAGLESERTKKKNYSKATNGYEEDVYGSSQSRKSSRPSLLYSDALPARSYRASVYEESVYSGSRRYSAPSSRAPSEYSCYLGSGSRASSRASSARASPVIEERPEKDFEKGARTVSSLSAATLASLGGTSSRRGSGDTSISADTEASIREIKDIYELKDQIQDVEGKYMQGLKELKDSLAEVEEKYKKAMVSNAQLDNEKTNLTYQVDTLKDALLGLEEELAESRRQYEEKSKEFEREKHAHSILQYQFMEIKEALKQREEMLAEIQQLQQKQQSYVREISDLQETIEWKDKKIGALERQKDFFDSIRSERDDLRDEVVVLKEQLKKHGIIPDSDVATNGDTSDILDNDGHLDSSRTVPGTTQALKTGREGMLGKANEVEMKNEILEDVGKREILKNTEHEEHREESEEEEVQTLHAAENAKAEQMVEEPDTLPTVMLPVSRFAEQAQSLTEPVSGSTSSNSDSDTDGLRKVTESRDTAVQQPESTEAEHHDLSARTNENLELGSLQGHPVFETPQEMFCDSGTEQELGEAAPNQEEQEDLETSHALSNNEMDEGSDSTSESSELVSNQAGLPEGAVAGLLREEGNVESSTPEEPQHSEESAENKVANVLEEKFVDCTDGTRDETAGDRAEEEDEVGNTVQGQPRETESVGLEGTEPYERDVPAEPLEEEGGEHRAFIQPASSEDTASASPEEPSKTEDETATAEKDGQKEELMEELEKYSGSAEAGEQGVASVEAGGCIPEGKGSELQQAQPGAEVVRGVITQETHLDPSLLDEIKESELEAGDEAGEGQESRTEWVEDLNPKAEVQTSPCSEEKADGTEGEKNVPLEGEVQKVVKQVEGESEEESGVGVILTTENKASKETLKENEQEVELADHPGGEFASEEGANNALAQKPVQDENISEQVKLEVGVNNSLAQKPVQDENVSEQVKLEVGVNNSLAQKPVQDENFSEQGELEVGVNNSLAQKPVQDENVSEQGELEVGVNNSLAQKPVQDENFSEQVKLEVGVNNSLAQKPVQDENVSEQVELEVGVNNSLAQKPVQDENVSEQVKLEDQAEESLEDDGDAFDFDEESNQILESNENWDGEKADAQGEEGDGSNGAVGKTAHMDKAGDGTDKMETKDALTKGEILQHKKDEPEETRCLQGEVSGKTEEEADVEEDEIKVSDSSKVGKLQDQDVLEQDLESAFIKRAESREDLQVGKRSKGRSRDDCTIS
- the LRRFIP1 gene encoding leucine-rich repeat flightless-interacting protein 1 isoform X26 — encoded protein: MGTPGAGRKRLPNRERLTAEDDALNQIAREAEARLAVKRAARAEARKIRMQELERQQKEIYQVQKKYYGLDTKWGDIEQWMEDSERYSRRARRNASASDEDERMSVGSRGSLRPSEYSCYLGSGSRASSRASSARASPVIEERPEKDFEKGARTVSSLSAATLASLGGTSSRRGSGDTSISADTEASIREIKDIYELKDQIQDVEGKYMQGLKELKDSLAEVEEKYKKAMVSNAQLDNEKTNLTYQVDTLKDALLGLEEELAESRRQYEEKSKEFEREKHAHSILQYQFMEIKEALKQREEMLAEIQQLQQKQQSYVREISDLQETIEWKDKKIGALERQKDFFDSIRSERDDLRDEVVVLKEQLKKHGIIPDSDVATNGDTSDILDNDGHLDSSRTVPGTTQALKTGREGMLGKANEVEMKNEILEDVGKREILKNTEHEEHREESEEEEVQTLHAAENAKAEQMVEEPDTLPTVMLPVSRFAEQAQSLTEPVSGSTSSNSDSDTDGLRKVTESRDTAVQQPESTEAEHHDLSARTNENLELGSLQGHPVFETPQEMFCDSGTEQELGEAAPNQEEQEDLETSHALSNNEMDEGSDSTSESSELVSNQAGLPEGAVAGLLREEGNVESSTPEEPQHSEESAENKVANVLEEKFVDCTDGTRDETAGDRAEEEDEVGNTVQGQPRETESVGLEGTEPYERDVPAEPLEEEGGEHRAFIQPASSEDTASASPEEPSKTEDETATAEKDGQKEELMEELEKYSGSAEAGEQGVASVEAGGCIPEGKGSELQQAQPGAEVVRGVITQETHLDPSLLDEIKESELEAGDEAGEGQESRTEWVEDLNPKAEVQTSPCSEEKADGTEGEKNVPLEGEVQKVVKQVEGESEEESGVGVILTTENKASKETLKENEQEVELADHPGGEFASEEGANNALAQKPVQDENISEQVKLEVGVNNSLAQKPVQDENVSEQVKLEVGVNNSLAQKPVQDENFSEQGELEVGVNNSLAQKPVQDENVSEQGELEVGVNNSLAQKPVQDENFSEQVKLEVGVNNSLAQKPVQDENVSEQVELEVGVNNSLAQKPVQDENVSEQVKLEDQAEESLEDDGDAFDFDEESNQILESNENWDGEKADAQGEEGDGSNGAVGKTAHMDKAGDGTDKMETKDALTKGEILQHKKDEPEETRCLQGEVSGKTEEEADVEEDEIKVSDSSKVGKLQDQDVLEQDLESAFIKRAESREDLQVGKRSKGRSRDDCTIS
- the LRRFIP1 gene encoding leucine-rich repeat flightless-interacting protein 1 isoform X14 is translated as MGTPGAGRKRLPNRERLTAEDDALNQIAREAEARLAVKRAARAEARKIRMQELERQQKEASDEDERMSVGSRGSLRAGLESERTKKKNYSKATNGYEEDVYGSSQSRKSSRASYYSDLGLPNSSYASTSHLSSQNGNWPSLLYSDALPARSYRASVYEESVYSGSRRYSAPSSRAPSEYSCYLGSGSRASSRASSARASPVIEERPEKDFEKGARTVSSLSAATLASLGGTSSRRGSGDTSISADTEASIREIKDIYELKDQIQDVEGKYMQGLKELKDSLAEVEEKYKKAMVSNAQLDNEKTNLTYQVDTLKDALLGLEEELAESRRQYEEKSKEFEREKHAHSILQYQFMEIKEALKQREEMLAEIQQLQQKQQSYVREISDLQETIEWKDKKIGALERQKDFFDSIRSERDDLRDEVVVLKEQLKKHGIIPDSDVATNGDTSDILDNDGHLDSSRTVPGTTQALKTGREGMLGKANEVEMKNEILEDVGKREILKNTEHEEHREESEEEEVQTLHAAENAKAEQMVEEPDTLPTVMLPVSRFAEQAQSLTEPVSGSTSSNSDSDTDGLRKVTESRDTAVQQPESTEAEHHDLSARTNENLELGSLQGHPVFETPQEMFCDSGTEQELGEAAPNQEEQEDLETSHALSNNEMDEGSDSTSESSELVSNQAGLPEGAVAGLLREEGNVESSTPEEPQHSEESAENKVANVLEEKFVDCTDGTRDETAGDRAEEEDEVGNTVQGQPRETESVGLEGTEPYERDVPAEPLEEEGGEHRAFIQPASSEDTASASPEEPSKTEDETATAEKDGQKEELMEELEKYSGSAEAGEQGVASVEAGGCIPEGKGSELQQAQPGAEVVRGVITQETHLDPSLLDEIKESELEAGDEAGEGQESRTEWVEDLNPKAEVQTSPCSEEKADGTEGEKNVPLEGEVQKVVKQVEGESEEESGVGVILTTENKASKETLKENEQEVELADHPGGEFASEEGANNALAQKPVQDENISEQVKLEVGVNNSLAQKPVQDENVSEQVKLEVGVNNSLAQKPVQDENFSEQGELEVGVNNSLAQKPVQDENVSEQGELEVGVNNSLAQKPVQDENFSEQVKLEVGVNNSLAQKPVQDENVSEQVELEVGVNNSLAQKPVQDENVSEQVKLEDQAEESLEDDGDAFDFDEESNQILESNENWDGEKADAQGEEGDGSNGAVGKTAHMDKAGDGTDKMETKDALTKGEILQHKKDEPEETRCLQGEVSGKTEEEADVEEDEIKVSDSSKVGKLQDQDVLEQDLESAFIKRAESREDLQVGKRSKGRSRDDCTIS
- the LRRFIP1 gene encoding leucine-rich repeat flightless-interacting protein 1 isoform X2 translates to MGTPGAGRKRLPNRERLTAEDDALNQIAREAEARLAVKRAARAEARKIRMQELERQQKEIYQVQKKYYGLDTKWGDIEQWMEDSERYSRRARRNASASDEDERMSVGSRGSLRAGLESERTKKKNYSKATNGYEEDVYGSSQSRKSSRASYYSDLGLPNSSYASTSHLSSQNGNWPSLLYSDALPARSYRASVYEESVYSGSRRYSAPSSRAPSEYSCYLGSGSRASSRASSARASPVIEERPEKDFEKGARTVSSLSAATLASLGGTSSRRGSGDTSISADTEASIREIKDIYELKDQIQDVEGKYMQGLKELKDSLAEVEEKYKKAMVSNAQLDNEKTNLTYQVDTLKDALLGLEEELAESRRQYEEKSKEFEREKHAHSILQYQFMEIKEALKQREEMLAEIQQLQQKQQSYVREISDLQETIEWKDKKIGALERQKDFFDSIRSERDDLRDEVVVLKEQLKKHGIIPDSDVATNGDTSDILDNDGHLDSSRTVPGTTQALKTGREGMLGKANEVEMKNEILEDVGKREILKNTEHEEHREESEEEEVQTLHAAENAKAEQMVEEPDTLPTVMLPVSRFAEQAQSLTEPVSGSTSSNSDSDTDGLRKVTESRDTAVQQPESTEAEHHDLSARTNENLELGSLQGHPVFETPQEMFCDSGTEQELGEAAPNQEEQEDLETSHALSNNEMDEGSDSTSESSELVSNQAGLPEGAVAGLLREEGNVESSTPEEPQHSEESAENKVANVLEEKFVDCTDGTRDETAGDRAEEEDEVGNTVQGQPRETESVGLEGTEPYERDVPAEPLEEEGGEHRAFIQPASSEDTASASPEEPSKTEDETATAEKDGQKEELMEELEKYSGSAEAGEQGVASVEAGGCIPEGKGSELQQAQPGAEVVRGVITQETHLDPSLLDEIKESELEAGDEAGEGQESRTEWVEDLNPKAEVQTSPCSEEKADGTEGEKNVPLEGEVQKVVKQVEGESEEESGVGVILTTENKASKETLKENEQEVELADHPGGEFASEEGANNALAQKPVQDENISEQVKLEVGVNNSLAQKPVQDENVSEQVKLEVGVNNSLAQKPVQDENFSEQGELEVGVNNSLAQKPVQDENVSEQGELEVGVNNSLAQKPVQDENFSEQVKLEVGVNNSLAQKPVQDENVSEQVELEVGVNNSLAQKPVQDENVSEQVKLEDQAEESLEDDGDAFDFDEESNQILESNENWDGEKADAQGEEGDGSNGAVGKTAHMDKAGDGTDKMETKDALTKGEILQHKKDEPEETRCLQGEVSGKTEEEADVEEDEIKVSDSSKVGKLQDQDVLEQDLESAFIKRAESREDLQVGKRSKGRSRDDCTIS
- the LRRFIP1 gene encoding leucine-rich repeat flightless-interacting protein 1 isoform X18 — protein: MGTPGAGRKRLPNRERLTAEDDALNQIAREAEARLAVKRAARAEARKIRMQELERQQKEIYQVQKKYYGLDTKWGDIEQWMEDSERYSRRARRNASASDEDERMSVGSRGSLRSHLEYASTYPVAGLESERTKKKNYSKATNGYEEDVYGSSQSRKSSRPSEYSCYLGSGSRASSRASSARASPVIEERPEKDFEKGARTVSSLSAATLASLGGTSSRRGSGDTSISADTEASIREIKDIYELKDQIQDVEGKYMQGLKELKDSLAEVEEKYKKAMVSNAQLDNEKTNLTYQVDTLKDALLGLEEELAESRRQYEEKSKEFEREKHAHSILQYQFMEIKEALKQREEMLAEIQQLQQKQQSYVREISDLQETIEWKDKKIGALERQKDFFDSIRSERDDLRDEVVVLKEQLKKHGIIPDSDVATNGDTSDILDNDGHLDSSRTVPGTTQALKTGREGMLGKANEVEMKNEILEDVGKREILKNTEHEEHREESEEEEVQTLHAAENAKAEQMVEEPDTLPTVMLPVSRFAEQAQSLTEPVSGSTSSNSDSDTDGLRKVTESRDTAVQQPESTEAEHHDLSARTNENLELGSLQGHPVFETPQEMFCDSGTEQELGEAAPNQEEQEDLETSHALSNNEMDEGSDSTSESSELVSNQAGLPEGAVAGLLREEGNVESSTPEEPQHSEESAENKVANVLEEKFVDCTDGTRDETAGDRAEEEDEVGNTVQGQPRETESVGLEGTEPYERDVPAEPLEEEGGEHRAFIQPASSEDTASASPEEPSKTEDETATAEKDGQKEELMEELEKYSGSAEAGEQGVASVEAGGCIPEGKGSELQQAQPGAEVVRGVITQETHLDPSLLDEIKESELEAGDEAGEGQESRTEWVEDLNPKAEVQTSPCSEEKADGTEGEKNVPLEGEVQKVVKQVEGESEEESGVGVILTTENKASKETLKENEQEVELADHPGGEFASEEGANNALAQKPVQDENISEQVKLEVGVNNSLAQKPVQDENVSEQVKLEVGVNNSLAQKPVQDENFSEQGELEVGVNNSLAQKPVQDENVSEQGELEVGVNNSLAQKPVQDENFSEQVKLEVGVNNSLAQKPVQDENVSEQVELEVGVNNSLAQKPVQDENVSEQVKLEDQAEESLEDDGDAFDFDEESNQILESNENWDGEKADAQGEEGDGSNGAVGKTAHMDKAGDGTDKMETKDALTKGEILQHKKDEPEETRCLQGEVSGKTEEEADVEEDEIKVSDSSKVGKLQDQDVLEQDLESAFIKRAESREDLQVGKRSKGRSRDDCTIS